GTGGATGTTGGCTCGATCGAATTCTTACACAAACGGATCGTCGCCGAACGGGACGCCGGTACCCCCGTAGTCATCGTCTCGACGGAACTAGATGAAGTACTGGAACTTGCCGACAGGATTGCAGTACTTTTTGCCGGCCGGCTCATGGGTATTGTCCCCGGAAAATCAAGCCGAGCATTGCTGGGTTTGATGATGGCAGGCCTCAGCGCAGAAGAAGCACAGGAACAAATGAGTACACAAAATACAGAAAGCACCACCAACGAAGGTGAACAGCAATGAGTGGGGTGGATGTGAATAAGCCTGCACCGGAGTCCCCAAAGACGCCAGTTGTAGCGCAGAAAGAAAGCAACAGCAGCCAATTGATGCGTGAAATCGTCAGCGGCAACGCGATGATCTCCGTTCTGGCGGTGCTGGTGGCACTTGTCATTGGTGGGATACTCATTGCTTTCACCGATACGCGGGTAACCAGTGCACTGGGCTACTTCTTTGGTGATCCAAGTGCCACGTTCAAAGCCATCTGGGCTGCCATTTCGGAAGCCTATGGTGCCCTGTGGCGCGGTGCAACCTATGACCCAGGTTCCCGTACCTGGCAGGGAAGATTGGGTATTTTCGAAACTCTGACCTTCGCAACACCGTTGATCCTTTCAGGACTCGCCGTGACACTGGCGTTTCGGGTGGGGCTGTTCAACATTGGTGCCAAGGGTCAGCTGATCATCGGCGCCACTTTTGCCGGCGTCGTTGGTTTCATGATTGAGCTGCCTCCGGGCATCCACTTGGTAGCCGTGGTGCTCGCTGGTGCCATTGGTGGTGCGCTGTGGGGCGGCATTGCTGGGTTCTTAAAGGCTCGCACGGGTGCTCACGAAGTGATCGTGACCATTATGCTCAACTACATCGCCGTCTCGCTGGTGCTGTACCTGCTCAAAAACCAACTGCGCGATCCCAATAGCAGCAACCCCATCAGCCCCCGCATGCACGAGAGTGCCATGTTCCCGCTGCTGCTGGGCCCCAATTACCGTGTGCATGCAGGGCTGATCGTGGCCGTGCTGGCAGTCTTTGTTGTCTCTTGGCTGCTAAACCGCTCCACGCTGGGGTTCGAATACCGCGCAATAGGTGCTAATCCGCGGGCAGCACGGACCGCTGGCATGCTGGTCTCCCGCGGCTACATCACCGTCATGTTGATCTCCGGCGCCCTGGCCGGACTTGCGGGCGTCACCCAGCTGGCCGGAACAGAGAAAATTCTCGATTCTGACATTGCCGGCAGTATCGGATTTGATGCTATTACAGTGGCACTTTTGGGCCGATCCAAACCCTGGGGGACGTTCTTTGCCGCGATCCTCTTTGGCGCGTTCAAGGCAGGTGGCACCTCAATGGCCATCAACGCCGACGTTTCCATTGACATTGTTGCCGTGGTGCAGTCCCTGATTGTGCTGTTCATTGCCGCGCCACCCTTGGTGCGTTCCATGTTCCGGATCAAGGCAGTGCGCCATGAAGGAGTTGCAGCATGAGCATCACCGCCAAGAGCAAAACAAGTCAAGTGGTTGACGCTGTCGCCATTCGCAGCTGGAAAATTCCGATCCTCCTGGGCGTATTGGCGCTGTTCGCCGTCGCCGTCTTCATTGTGTTGGGCCCT
This genomic window from Arthrobacter sp. TMP15 contains:
- a CDS encoding ABC transporter permease; protein product: MSGVDVNKPAPESPKTPVVAQKESNSSQLMREIVSGNAMISVLAVLVALVIGGILIAFTDTRVTSALGYFFGDPSATFKAIWAAISEAYGALWRGATYDPGSRTWQGRLGIFETLTFATPLILSGLAVTLAFRVGLFNIGAKGQLIIGATFAGVVGFMIELPPGIHLVAVVLAGAIGGALWGGIAGFLKARTGAHEVIVTIMLNYIAVSLVLYLLKNQLRDPNSSNPISPRMHESAMFPLLLGPNYRVHAGLIVAVLAVFVVSWLLNRSTLGFEYRAIGANPRAARTAGMLVSRGYITVMLISGALAGLAGVTQLAGTEKILDSDIAGSIGFDAITVALLGRSKPWGTFFAAILFGAFKAGGTSMAINADVSIDIVAVVQSLIVLFIAAPPLVRSMFRIKAVRHEGVAA